In Haematobia irritans isolate KBUSLIRL chromosome 1, ASM5000362v1, whole genome shotgun sequence, a genomic segment contains:
- the kat-60L1 gene encoding katanin p60 ATPase-containing subunit A-like 1 isoform X2, translating into MRQEETFRRVTREKLVVRGNTTIRTLDSTTSYLPVMPGTSSAPPTGLSHMARMMDSLILDQYPPFAFTKITTTHRPTKTGNIKKTETTRTTSMGGLVPSQSTTSIGAVRLKSRIPTQEVSPQPRPTTNLPPAAGANTNPLQHTNSATTFNTHNDNRWISSLRRRDPELQPTLPSINLSHHGSSHNVATAGTGLSDRADKRNSRSLKTATMPNRKSRSMERVRARKMVIASQMKPPKDKVIKKNSIDENSNSDDQEATSLEENSTSQSTPKNSPKTSTKSKTFAPAGYEQHLVETLEKDILQKNPGVKWTDVAGLNEAKSILQEAVVLPIIMPDFFKGIRRPWRGVLMVGPPGTGKTMLAKAVATECGTTFFNVSSSTLTSKYRGESEKLVRLLFEMARFYAPSTIFIDEIDALCSARRSDSEHEASRRFKAELLIQMDGLNVTMQDEKIIMVLAATNHPWDIDEAFRRRFEKRIYISLPNEDTRSALLKLCLKDVNLCSSLDTTAIGEQMKGYSGFDISNVCRDAAMMPMRRQIFGRTPEEIRQIRREDVDLPITLQDFQDAMQRTKKSVSIDDVKRFEKWMEEYGSC; encoded by the exons TACATCATCGGCACCGCCCACAGGCCTCTCACATATGGCACGCATGATGGACTCCTTGATCTTGGATCAATATCCTCCATTTGCTTTTACGAAAATCACTACAACACATAGGCCTACAAAAACGGGTAAcattaaaaaaactgaaacaaCAAGGACCACATCAATGGGAGGATTGGTACCATCACAATCAACAACCAGCATAGGAGCTGTTCGCTTAAAAAGTCGTATACCAACACAAG AAGTCTCTCCACAACCCAGACCCACTACAAATTTACCACCCGCTGCGGGGGCCAATACAAATCCTTTACAGCACACCAACTCTGCAACTACATTTAATACGCACAACGACAACAGATGGATATCATCGCTAAGGCGACGTGATCCAGAACTTCAGCCTACGCTACCCTCCATTAATCTCAGTCATCATGGCAGCTCTCATAATGTGGCTACAGCTGGCACTGGTCTCTCGGATCGAGCAGATAAACGAAATTCACGTTCATTGAAGACAGCTACAATGCCAAATCGCAAAAGCCGATCAATGGAACGTGTAAGAGCTCGCAAAATGGTTATTGCCTCCCAAATGAAACCACCCAAAGATAAGGTTATTAAAAAGAATTCCATAGATGAAAATTCCAATTCAGATGATCAAGAAGCTACCTCACTCGAAGAGAATTCTACATCACAGAGCACACCTAAAAATTCACCGAAAACTTCCACAAAATCGAAGACATTTGCACCGGCAGGTTATGAACAACATCTGGTGGAAACGTTGGAAAAGGACATATTACAAAAGAATCCCGGAGTCaagtggaccgatgtagccGGTTTGAATGAGGCAAAGTCTATACTTCAAGAGGCTGTGGTCTTGCCAATTATTATGCCTGACTTTTTCAAAGGTATTCGAAGACCCTGGAGGGGGGTCCTCATGGTGGGACCTCCGGGAACTGGTAAAACTATGTTAGCCAAGGCCGTGGCCACCGAATGTGGTACAACATTCTTTAACGTCTCCTCATCCACATTGACTTCCAAGTATAGAGGAGAAAGTGAAAAGCTAGTGCGTTTACTCTTTGAAATGGCCCGATTTTATGCTCCCAGCACTATCTTCATTGATGAAATAGATGCTTTGTGCTCGGCCCGGCGTAGCGATTCAGAGCATGAGGCAAGTCGCCGTTTTAAAGCTGAACTTCTTATACAAATGGATGGCTTGAATGTCACCATGCAAGATGAGAAAATTATAATGGTCTTGGCTGCCACAAATCATCCCTGGGATATTGATGAAGCTTTCCGTAGACGTTTTGAAAAACGTATCTATATATCATTGCCTAATG AGGACACCcgatcagctttattgaaacttTGCCTCAAGGATGTTAATTTGTGTTCCTCTTTGGATACCACAGCCATTGGTGAACAAATGAAAGGCTATTCCGGTTTCGACATAAGCAATGTATGTCGCGATGCCGCCATGATGCCTATGCGTCGACAGATATTCGGTCGTACCCCCGAAGAGATACGACAAATTCGACGCGAAGATGTTGACCTGCCCATCACCTTGCAAGATTTTCAAGATGCCATGCAGAGGACTAAAAAATCTGTATCTATCGATGATGTTAAGCGCTTTGAGAAATGGATGGAAGAATATGGATCATGCTAG